A single window of Populus nigra chromosome 17, ddPopNigr1.1, whole genome shotgun sequence DNA harbors:
- the LOC133676449 gene encoding large ribosomal subunit protein uL15x-like, producing MTTRFKKNRKKRGHVSAGHGRIGKHRKHPGGRGNAGGMHHHRILFDKYHPGYFGKVGMRYFHKLRNKFHCPIVNIDKLWSMVPQDVKDKATKDTVPMIDVTQFGYFKVLGKGVLPEKQPIVVKAKLVSKIAEKKIKEAGGAVVLTA from the coding sequence ATGACAACCCGCTTCAAGAAGAACCGGAAGAAGAGAGGTCACGTGAGCGCTGGTCATGGTCGTATCGGAAAGCACAGGAAGCACCCTGGAGGTCGCGGAAATGCAGGAGGCATGCACCACCACAGGATCCTCTTCGACAAATACCATCCTGGTTACTTCGGTAAGGTCGGTATGCGCTACTTCCACAAGCTCCGCAACAAATTCCACTGTCCCATTGTCAACATCGACAAGCTCTGGTCCATGGTCCCACAAGATGTCAAAGACAAGGCAACCAAGGATACTGTGCCCATGATTGATGTCACTCAGTTTGGTTACTTCAAGGTTCTTGGTAAGGGGGTTTTGCCTGAGAAGCAACCCATTGTTGTCAAGGCCAAGCTTGTGTCAAAGATTGCTGAGAAGAAGATTAAGGAGGCTGGTGGAGCTGTTGTTCTTACAGCCTAG